The Bacteroidia bacterium genomic interval CCAACCCAAATCTTTCAAAGAAGAATTAGAACTGATGAGTATGTCAGAATTAGAGCGTCTTCTACAAGAAGCATTAGTCAAAGAAGATTATTTTACCGCAGCCACTATTCGCGATGAAATTTCAAAGAGAAAATAAAAGTCTTTAATATTTATTTACATCAATTCACCCTCTTACCATTTCAAAGATTCTTTTAGAATCTAAGCTGAGAAATGTAAACAGCAACACCGTGAATGCAATAAATGAGCTACCTCCATAACTAAAAAACGGTAGAGGAATACCAATCACCGGCACTATCCCTAATGTCATTCCTATATTAATAAAGAAATGCATCAATAGAATTGAAAAAAGTCCATAACCAACCACCCTACTATATGTGGTGCGCTGTCGTTCCGCCAAAAAGAGAATTCTTCCCATAAAAACCAAGTATATTATAATCATGGAAGCTGTGCCAATAAACCCCCATTCTTCTCCAATCGTGCAAAAAATAAAATCCGTACTCTGTTCAGGCACAAACCCCATCAAAGTTTGTGTGCCTTGCATAAAACCTCTACCGGTCAATTGACCTGCACCAATGGCTATTTTTGACTGATTCACATTATAACCAATTCCCATCTTATCCTCTTTAAGGTTGAGTGTAACTAAAATCCTATCTCGCTGATACTGCTTTAATACTTTATTGAAAAAGAAATTAACCCCAACATTGATAGCTAAAGAACCAACAACAATAAGAAACACCAAGAGTAACGCTTTTTTGTATCTTCTCAGCACAAAAGCAGCAATAGCACCTAAAGCAACAATCCCAATGGCGATCGTATAGCTATGAAAATAATTATCAAAAATAATGGACAAAATAAACAATAAGACAACCCAAAGCCCCATCACAAGAATATATCCAGGCATGCCTTCTCTAAAAAAAACCAATACAAAACTAAAGAACACTAAGGCAGAACCTGTATCATTTTGCGCTAATGTAAGCAGAAAAGGCAGACCCACAAATGTCATACAAATACCTATGTTTCTATATCCTTTGAAAGAAATGCCATACCCATCCAGATACTTAGCAATTGCCAACACAGTAGCATATTTAGCAAACTCAGCAGGTTGCAGTCGAAAACTCCCAATGCTTATCCAGCTTTTAGAGGCAGCAATAGTCGTCCCAATTACTAACACTAAGACAAGCAACCCAATTACAACAGCATAAATTCCATAAGAAGTTATATGAAAAAAAGTTGGTGTTAATAGCATAAAGAAAAAGCCAATGCCTAATGCAACTGCCATAAATATCAATTGTTTACCATGATTCTTTGAAATATCCCAAAACACCGCATCATCTATTGATGTTGATGCAGAAAACACATTCAACACCCCAAAGGTTGAGAGTATTAAGAATAAAATGATGGTTAACCAATCCGGTCTGGGCTTTTCTTGAAAAATTCCTGGATTGTAGTAATTAACCATGCAGCAAAAGTAATATTAAGAACCCTACCATGTATGATCTGCAATTATTTTCCATCCATCATTTTCAAAGAATTTGAATAACAATGAAAATTTACCGCTTAAAACCGTATCCTGTCTTGAAACAGTCCAACTACCCGGCACTAAATATACATGACTTTCTACCGGAATCATCTTTTCAATTTCAAACTTCAGTTGACCTCTTTTGGCATCACTCTCAAAATAGCCTTTTTGATAAGAATCATACAAACGCTGCCAGCCATATTGCACACCGGAAAATGTAAGAAAGGGTAATGAGTCTGACTTCCAATATAATGACATAAACCCCGACAAATCGCCATTGTTCCAAGAATCTGATTGCGCTGTTATCAGCTGCGGTATTCGAGTAGCCTTACTTTGCTCCTGCTTTTCGTAACTTTTCTTCATAGCTGGTATCACATAACTTCCCAACAAAGCAGCAATTAGAAAAAACAATAATGCACCCGCTGTTTTTTTGTTCATTTAGTAAAATTGTATTTAAGTGACACTTGAATCAAATTATGATACACTCCATTTCGTCTGAATTGATCAATTGGCGAAGGAAGCAAATAAAAATCTCTTTTAATGATTGTTCTTATTGAATATTCATAACCAATAAACAAAGCAAATTGCTCATTAAAAGCATATTCCCCTCCACAGTGCCACAAATAATCCACATTTCTCAACCCTATAATTTCCTTTGCAGAACCTCCATCATCAAATTTTGAGCTAAATACATAAGCCCAAGTCAAACCGGAACGAAATGCAAATTTTTTGTGAATATAACGGTAATATAATGGTAGTTCAACATAATGATAGGAATAAATTAAGATAGGATCAAGTCCTTCAGGGTCGCGTCTATTCCTACTCCCCTTTCCCATATACATCAAATCAAATCCTATAGAATGCTGCTTATCTGGCAGTACATAATGCAAAAAGACACCTCCATTAAACCCAAGTTTATTATACCCTGCATTCCTATCCCCGTCAACTTGGGAAGCATTAAATCCTCCTTGTAAACCACCCTCAAATTGTTGAGTATACACAGGTTCATTCAAAACGATGAGCATAACCAATATAGCAAACAAATTCTTCATAGCAGTCAAAGGTAACTCTATTTACTGGTTTCTCATGATGAATTTATCAATCGAAATTAAGCTAAATAAGATAAGCATAACAAGAATAATGAATATATATCTATATACCAATCGATCCACTGCTCACTTTACAATCAAATTTTGTTACAAATAAAAAAGTTATTGTAGTCAATAATTATTATACTATTATTGCACTACATTTATTATTATAAACTAAAATTTACAACTATGGAAACTATTGACATGTCACAATTTGACCAAAATCAGGGTCTCATTGCAGCTTTATTTGCCGGTATCGGCATGGGATTAATGATTTTTTATATATTAATCTTAGCATTGATTATTATTAGCTTATGGAAAGTGTTTGAGAAAGCGGGAAAACCTGGATGGGCGGCAATAGTACCCATATACAATATTGTCATCTTACTTGAGATTGTCAAGAAACCAACTTGGTGGATACTATTATTACTAATCCCTTTTGTCAATGTTATTATAGCTATTATCATATACATAGAGTTAGCAAAAGCATTTGGTCAAGGCGTGGGTTTCGCTATCGGACTGCTACTCTTAAGTATAGTCTTCTTCCCTTTGTTAGCATTTGGCGACTACAAGTATGGCTATATTGAAGACAACGCAAACACCCAATCATAGTCATCTCAAATTCTGAAAGAAACACCTTAAGCTCCCAACACAATTGGGGGCTTTTTTTTTGAAACAATTCAACCCTATCAAATCAACAACTATCAAACATTCACTGTATCTTTGACAACCCATTTAATCACTCACAAATGAAACCCGAAAGTTTAATGATGTCGCACGGCTATAAGCCGGAATTATCAGAAGGTGCAGTAAAAAGCCCAATATTCATGACTTCTACCTTTGTATTCAATACTGCAGAAGAAGGCAAAGCATTTTTTGAAATAGCTTATGGACACAGGGCAAAACGCAAAAAGGAAGAGCTTGGATTAATCTATAGCAGGATAAATAATCCTAATTTAGAAATTTTCGAAAATCGTCTTTGTTTGTGGGAAGAAGCGGAAGATTGCTGTGTTTTTGAAAGTGGCATGGCTGCGATTTCAACAGTATTCTGGGAGTTTTTACGTCCCGGTGATGTGTTATTAATGAGTAGTCCGGTTTATGGTGGCACTGACCATTTTGCAAAAAAAGTACTCCCTCAATTCGGAATCAAAGTGGTAGAATTTGGTATCAACCAATCCAAGAAAGAAATAATAGACATGCTTAAAAAGAACGGACTGTCGGATAAGGTAGCACTCATCTATACAGAAACACCTGCTAATCCAACCAACGATCTCATTGACATATCGGTTTGCAAAGAAGTAGCGGGATACTTGTCAAAACCAGGCAAACAAGTTTATGTAGCTGTTGACAATACCTATATGGGTCCGCTATGGCAACATCCGCTTCAACATGGGGCAGACCTTGTGTTGTATTCTGCAACTAAATACATTGGCGGACATAGCGATATAATTGCCGGTGCTTGTCTTGGAAACAAAGAGATAATGCCAAGGGTCAGGGCTATGCGAACATTCATGGGCAACATGGCTAGTCCCCATACAGGATGGTTGTTACTTAGAAGCCTCGAAACCCTCAAGGTCCGAATGGACACACAGTCAGCCAATGCTGATAAGATTGCCGCCTTTCTTAACAAACATCCCAAAGTCGAAAAGGTATATTATCTTGGAAACATTCCTGCACAAAGCACACAAGGAAAAATCAAGAAGAAACAGTGCCTAAGTAATGGAGCGATGATTTCATTTGAAATCAAAGGAGGCGAGAAAGATTCCTTTAAGTTTCTCAATTCATTGCGACTCATCAAACTTGCAGTAAGTCTTGGCAGCACTGAAAGTCTGGCAGAACATCCTGCAACCATGACCCATTGCGATGTCAACCCTGACGAAAGAAAAAAATTATCCATTACTGAAAAGATGGTGAGATTGTCAGTAGGAATTGAAAATTACGAAGATATCATTGCTGATATTAAACAGGCTCTCGACAAAGTCTAACATGGTGAGCCAAATCTCAACTGAGAGCTTTAACCCAGTATCTTCATTTTGGCAAACTTAAGTACTAAGGTCTTAGAACCACTTTCTTCAAAATTCACCACCGCCTTACTATTAACCCCTTCACTACTTACAGACTCAACGATACCTTTTCCAAAGCGTTGATGCATCACCCGCGTTCCTGTAGTTAGCGCACTTAAATCATCCGGCTTAAAGTCAGAATCCGTTATCTGTTGCTTAGGGGTAGCAAATTGATTGCGATAAGCAGGATTAATTGAAAACTTATTTGTTTGATTTGACAAAGGCTCATGCTTGCCAAAAACTGATGATTTATCAGGCAACGGCTGACCTTTAAACATAGCATTCACGTTGAGATAACGAGGTTCTATCTCCGTAAGGAAGCGGCTTGGCTCACAATATAACAACGTGCCATGTCTATACCGAGACGTAGCATAACTCAAATGCAATTTCTTTTCTGCTCTTGTCACCGCTACATAAAACAGCCGTCTTTCTTCTTCTAAGTCTGCCCTACTCTGGAGTGTCATAAACGAAGGGAATAAATTTTCTTCTAACCCCACAACAAATACTGCAGGAAATTCTAATCCCTTGGAGGCATGGATGGTCATCAATTTTACTTTTTCAGTTTCATCCTCATCTTGTTTGTCTGCATCTGTGAGCAGTGCCACATCTTGTAAAAAAGCATCAAGTGTTTTATCTGCTTCATTTGTGTCATCCTCACAAAACTCTTTGACACCATTGAGCAATTCCATTATATTTTCATAACGCGATATCCCTTCAGGCGTTTTATCATCATGTAAATGCTTTAGCAATCCGGATTGTTTTGCAACATATTCAACAGTATCATAAGCATCCTTTGTGTTGGCAGCATCTCTGAAATTACTGATTAACATGACAAAGTTCTGCAATTTACTAATTGCACTGCCAAAAACATCAAAGTGATGAGCCTTTTCCAACACTTCCCACAAGGACACATTATATTGATTTGCTATATAGACTATCTTCTGAATCGTTGTATCTCCAATGCCTCGAACAGGATAATTAATTATCCGTTTCAATGCTTCTTCATCCTTTTGATTGACCACCAGTCTTAGATAAGCAATAAGGTCTTTAATTTCTTTTCGTTGATAAAACGAAAGTCCTCCGTAGATTTTATACGGAATATTCATCCTTCGCAATGCCTCTTCAAAAGCCCTTGACTGTGCATTCGTTCTATACAGTATTGCTATATCATCGTTTTTGAAGTGGTGTGCGGTAGTGAGCTGATAGATTTGTTGTGCAATCAGCGATCCTTCTTCCTTATCAGTAACCGCTTTAATCACACTGATTTTATCCCCTTCAGGATTAGAAGTCCATATTTTTTTATCTAACTTTTCTTTGTTATGATTAATAATATCACCGGAAGCCGCAACAATTGTTTTGGTTGAGCGATAGTTCTGTTCCAATTTTACAACTTGATATTCAGGGTAATCAATTTCGAAATTCAGAATATTTCGAATGTTAGCTCCTCTAAACGAGTAAATACTTTGAGAATCATCACCTACCACACAAATATTGCGCGACACTGCTACTAACTTTTTGATTATCATGTATTGACAATGATTCGTATCTTGATACTCATCAACTAATACATATTTAAACTGGTGCTGATATTTATTTAACACATCAGGATGTTCCTTCAACAGTTTAAAGGTATTGAGCAGCAAATCATCAAAATCCATCACATTTGATTTGAAGCACCTTTTAGCATATTCTACAAAAATTTCAGCAGTTTTGGGTCTCCCATTAGCCTCATCAGAAACTATATAATCAGAAGTAGCCATGTATTCTTCTGCCGTAATCAAATTATTCTTTGCTGAAGAAATCCTATTGTAGATGACAGCGGTTTTATAGAGTTTATCATCAAGGTTCATTTCCTTAATGATGGACTTTACCATACTCTTGGAATCGTCTGTGTCAAAGATTGTAAAATTATTTTGATAGCCAATCTTTTTGGCTTCCGCTCTTAGGATTCTTGCAAAAACAGAGTGAAAAGTACCCATCCATAAATTCTTTACTTCCGGTCCAACCAATCGTTCTATCCTTTCACGCATTTCACGTGAAGCTTTATTTGTAAAAGTTAAAGCTAAGATATTAAAAGGATCAACGCCATGATACATCAATAAAGCAATTCGATAAGTCAACACTCTGGTCTTTCCTGAACCTGCACCCGCGAGAACCATCAAAGGACCCTCTAAACATTGAACAGCTTCCCTTTGGGACTCATCTAAATCTTTAAGAAAAGGAGCTTCATGCATGTTTTCCTCCATGCTTCAAAAGTACATTTGATTTATTGTGTATTAAAACTATTTGCCCACGTAAAACTCACAAATATTCAAAAATCAGAATATCTTGATTGGAACTGCTATCGGCAGGAGTATTAGCATATTTTCTTTGAACGTAGGGAATTAAGAAACGCATGTCATTATACCATTTATCAAACCCATTAAAATATCTAAAGAGGTAATTCAACATTTCAAATTCATCTTTGAACTCTCTTTTATTCTTTTTCTTAAAAGAGTTCTCCATGTTTTCCATGTAGATTTTAAAATCTAACATGCTCTCAAACCAATTCCTATAAATTGCATAATTGGTATTAGTGGCAGCAATAGCATAAGTTTCTCTGGTTTTAGGGAAGCGCATCCCTGTCAAATTATTGTATTTTTTTGCTAACCAGCTTGGTTTCTTGTCTGCACCCGATTCTTCAATCTTGATTGCCAAAAAGAAAACTGCATACTTTCCCAAATAGTATTCGGCAACACTATACAATTCTTTCAGACTTGGAATTTCTTCTAAATTAAGACTGTCTTCTGAAAACCTAGTAGGCATTTCGCTTTTGAGATACACCAATTTAAAAACTTTCTTGTCAATTTTTGGTGTTTCAACACGTTTCGTTGCAGTATTCACAACAATTAGAAGTATCAGGAGAGGGTACTTTAATATACTCCAGTACTTCTTTTTATTTTTAATGAGTACCATTCAGCCGGCAAAAGTATTTTATTCATTTCTTACCATAATTTAAAAGTTTTCCAAACACGTGGATAAGTTGACGAACTGCCAATTCACTCACATCTTTCACCAGAAAAACGTTTTGTCAATTTTTACTATTTATACAAAGACTCACAGAAATCATAAAAACAACAAATACGCCTCCCAATTTTATACTTTAATCCGTCATATCACACCATTTAAGCATGGATAACAAACAACATTAATCGCTTTCCCGTATTTTTGCACATCTAAATCCTAAGTGTGGAACGAGTAATTCTTTTCTGTTGCATTGCAATTTCTTTACTTTCATGTGAGAATAAAAAAGAAGACCCTAAAGCAATCTTAGGACTTGAGTATTTCCCGATGAACGTTGGCAGGCAGTATATTTACCAAATAGACTCGATCATTTTTGATGATTTTAACCAATCAGTTGACACTTTCAGTTCGCAATTGAGAATTATTTATGCAAATGAATTTAAAGATAGTACATATACACCCTCAATTAGAGTAGAATACGACAATCCGGACAAAGGGTTTAATGAACCCAACAACCGATGGACCAGTGTTATCAAAATGACTAACAATGCGGTTATCAACTATTCAGACACCTTTAGAACCATTAAAATGGTTTTTCCTGTTAAAGAAGGAAGCAAATGGAACTGCAATTTGTACAACAACTTAAATGAGCAACTTTATAAATATAAAAACGTTGGAAAACCTTATGCTGCTGCTAATTTCACATTTTCTAAAACTGCAACAGTAGTGCAAAATGAATTAAAAACATTGCTTACAGAAATCAATGCATTTGAGGTTTATGCCAAGGATGTCGGTTTAATATATGCAGAAAACACTTATATCCAGCGCTTTGACGGAAAAGTATCCGGTCGAAAAATAATTACCACACTGAAAGACTATAATTAAAGGTGAAATTTCAAACTTCCATATTACTGTTGTTTCTGTCTATCCTCCTTTGGGCTTCATGTCGCAAGGATAAATTTGAACAATATGACGAAAACAAATTGGGAGTTGATTACTTTCCTTTAAAACCTAAAATGTACCATGAATACAGTGTTGAAAGGATAACGTTTGATGCCTTTAACCAAAAATCAGATACGGTACATTTGATTATGAGAAACGAACAAGACACTTTTTTCAAAGACAACTTGGGCAGAACCGCAATGCGTTATATTCAATATACAAGAAACATGAATGAAACCCAATGGAGCAGCGAGCGAACCTATTACTATGTAAGCCAAAAAACCCATATTGAATCTGTGGTTGAAAATAAAAGAAGTGTAATACTGACATTTCCTGTGCTTGAAGAATCTGTATGGGACTTGAACACATATAACAAAGAACCTCAATATCTTCTAATTTATGACAAGAAATTAGAGTCGTATAACAATGGATTCATTCAATCCAATCAAAGTATTGAGATTACTCGTTTTGGACGTGATTTGCCCTTTGAAGTAAACTCGTGGAAAGAAATTTATGCCGTTGATATTGGACTTGTATCAAAAGAATATACTAATATTGACCTGTTAGATAATAATTACCCATCAGGAACTAAAGAAAAGATAGAATTAATCAGCTATGGATTTAAATAAAAATGCTAAGATACTCACCTTATTGGTATTGAGTTTCATAACAACGAACATTTTAAATGCACAAGATTCAACAGTAAAAAAACTGCAATTTATTATCTCGTTAAAAGACAAGACAGGAACACCCTTCACTATTGATCACCCTGAGAGTTTTTTGAGTCCCAGAGCAATAGAGAGAAGACAAAGATTGCAAATCCCCATCAATGAAGAAGACCTTCCCCTCAATCCTTCATATAGAGATCAAATATCACAAATACCTGGAGTACATATCCTTTATACTTCTCGTTGGTTCAACAACCTGACTATTGAGTTAGACACCACCATAACTTCAACTCAAGTAATACGAAACCTTCCTTTTGTTAAATCTATCGATTACATTGGAGGAACACCAATAAGAGAACAAAAAGACACCACTCGCACCTCAGAAGATTATTTAACAAGTAACAAAGAATTTGACTACTTGCGACTCAGCTATCATTCCGATAGGTTATTGTCCATTCCTGAATATTACGGCAAAGGATGGGAGCAAATCCAAATGCTATCCGGTCATGTGGTCCACAAAGAAGGTTACACAGGAGCAGGTATATTGATTGCAATGCTTGATGTAGGATATCAGAACTACGACCGCTTACCGATTTTTGACAGTCTCATGGTAAACAACCGTATTATTGCCTACAACGACTTTGTAGATTTTAATGGTAGTGTATGGGAGGATGGTTCACATGGCACAAATGCGTTAAGCTGCATTGCGGCAAATGTTCCAGGAGTTTTTGTAGGAACTGCACCCGAAGCTTACTTTGTACTTGTGAGAACAGAAAATGAAGGTTTTGAATCAAGAATAGAAGAATCAAATTGGTTGGCAGGAGCAGAATACGCTGATAGCATTGGAGCAGATTTAATCAGTTCTTCATTAGGCTATACAACATTTTCAGAGAATGAATTTTCGCACACTTATAGCGATATGAACGGCAAAACCACCGTGATTACACTTGCTGCTGACAAAGCCTATGAAAAAGGAATAATAGTGATGAACTCTGCCGGCAACGAAGGCTACTCTCCTTGGCATTACATTGGAGCACCCGCAGATGGAGAGCATGTTGTAGCTGCAGGAGGCGTTGATGAATATATGTATCCGTCCACATTCAGTTCCTACGGTCCTACATCAGACAACAGAATAAAACCAAATATTTCTGCATTGGCTACAGATGTAATCGTTGCTGAATCCAATGGAGATATTGGTCCTTCTAATGGCACTTCGTTTTCCAATCCTATTCTGAGCGGAATGATGGCTTGTATGCTGCAAGCATGTCCTGACAAGACCCTCGACCAAATATTAGATGCAGTATATAGAAGTGGTTCGCACTACGCTACTCCAAATTCCAGATATGGATATGGTGTACCACATTTTGAAATGGCTTTGGCAATCTTAGGTAAGTTAAAAAACTTTGACCCGAACTATAATCATATTTTTGAAAATGAAATTCAGAAAGGATTTGCATTAGCTACCTTACGTCTTTATTCCGCTTATGTTCAAAAGGTTACAATCACCCTGAAAAAACAAACAGGACACAATAAGTTCTCTAAGATTGTAAAAACAAAAGTAAAATTGAAAGCCGGTGATTTTTATAGCACCCCTTGGCTCATTGATTATTTACAGAAGAAACCTCTTAAAAAGGGATATTATATCATCGAAATTAAGTCAGATTACATGAATTACCAACGCTTGCTTAGCGTTGGAGGATAAGAACAACCTTAGCTGCTGCTTATACATTTTTTTGGGAAAAACCTCCGAGTTTTCAATCTGTGATTTTTGACTGGAACTCCTATAGACACAACTTAAATCTTGCATTATTCTTTCTAATAAAAAAACATTTAGCCGATTGCGAAAAACCAAAACCGGGTGAATATGATATATTTTTCATATATTTGGCGTAGCCAACCAACTATAAAACATACTATGAAATACACAAACTACATCAAAACCATAGTACTTATCTTAGGTTCTACATCCATCTTAAACACAAATATACTTGCTCAAAATTGTGTATGGGAGCACGAAT includes:
- the rodA gene encoding rod shape-determining protein RodA — protein: MVNYYNPGIFQEKPRPDWLTIILFLILSTFGVLNVFSASTSIDDAVFWDISKNHGKQLIFMAVALGIGFFFMLLTPTFFHITSYGIYAVVIGLLVLVLVIGTTIAASKSWISIGSFRLQPAEFAKYATVLAIAKYLDGYGISFKGYRNIGICMTFVGLPFLLTLAQNDTGSALVFFSFVLVFFREGMPGYILVMGLWVVLLFILSIIFDNYFHSYTIAIGIVALGAIAAFVLRRYKKALLLVFLIVVGSLAINVGVNFFFNKVLKQYQRDRILVTLNLKEDKMGIGYNVNQSKIAIGAGQLTGRGFMQGTQTLMGFVPEQSTDFIFCTIGEEWGFIGTASMIIIYLVFMGRILFLAERQRTTYSRVVGYGLFSILLMHFFINIGMTLGIVPVIGIPLPFFSYGGSSFIAFTVLLFTFLSLDSKRIFEMVRG
- a CDS encoding DUF4440 domain-containing protein; this translates as MNKKTAGALLFFLIAALLGSYVIPAMKKSYEKQEQSKATRIPQLITAQSDSWNNGDLSGFMSLYWKSDSLPFLTFSGVQYGWQRLYDSYQKGYFESDAKRGQLKFEIEKMIPVESHVYLVPGSWTVSRQDTVLSGKFSLLFKFFENDGWKIIADHTW
- a CDS encoding PorT family protein, producing MKNLFAILVMLIVLNEPVYTQQFEGGLQGGFNASQVDGDRNAGYNKLGFNGGVFLHYVLPDKQHSIGFDLMYMGKGSRNRRDPEGLDPILIYSYHYVELPLYYRYIHKKFAFRSGLTWAYVFSSKFDDGGSAKEIIGLRNVDYLWHCGGEYAFNEQFALFIGYEYSIRTIIKRDFYLLPSPIDQFRRNGVYHNLIQVSLKYNFTK
- a CDS encoding DUF5684 domain-containing protein — encoded protein: METIDMSQFDQNQGLIAALFAGIGMGLMIFYILILALIIISLWKVFEKAGKPGWAAIVPIYNIVILLEIVKKPTWWILLLLIPFVNVIIAIIIYIELAKAFGQGVGFAIGLLLLSIVFFPLLAFGDYKYGYIEDNANTQS
- a CDS encoding cystathionine gamma-synthase family protein, whose amino-acid sequence is MKPESLMMSHGYKPELSEGAVKSPIFMTSTFVFNTAEEGKAFFEIAYGHRAKRKKEELGLIYSRINNPNLEIFENRLCLWEEAEDCCVFESGMAAISTVFWEFLRPGDVLLMSSPVYGGTDHFAKKVLPQFGIKVVEFGINQSKKEIIDMLKKNGLSDKVALIYTETPANPTNDLIDISVCKEVAGYLSKPGKQVYVAVDNTYMGPLWQHPLQHGADLVLYSATKYIGGHSDIIAGACLGNKEIMPRVRAMRTFMGNMASPHTGWLLLRSLETLKVRMDTQSANADKIAAFLNKHPKVEKVYYLGNIPAQSTQGKIKKKQCLSNGAMISFEIKGGEKDSFKFLNSLRLIKLAVSLGSTESLAEHPATMTHCDVNPDERKKLSITEKMVRLSVGIENYEDIIADIKQALDKV
- a CDS encoding UvrD-helicase domain-containing protein codes for the protein MEENMHEAPFLKDLDESQREAVQCLEGPLMVLAGAGSGKTRVLTYRIALLMYHGVDPFNILALTFTNKASREMRERIERLVGPEVKNLWMGTFHSVFARILRAEAKKIGYQNNFTIFDTDDSKSMVKSIIKEMNLDDKLYKTAVIYNRISSAKNNLITAEEYMATSDYIVSDEANGRPKTAEIFVEYAKRCFKSNVMDFDDLLLNTFKLLKEHPDVLNKYQHQFKYVLVDEYQDTNHCQYMIIKKLVAVSRNICVVGDDSQSIYSFRGANIRNILNFEIDYPEYQVVKLEQNYRSTKTIVAASGDIINHNKEKLDKKIWTSNPEGDKISVIKAVTDKEEGSLIAQQIYQLTTAHHFKNDDIAILYRTNAQSRAFEEALRRMNIPYKIYGGLSFYQRKEIKDLIAYLRLVVNQKDEEALKRIINYPVRGIGDTTIQKIVYIANQYNVSLWEVLEKAHHFDVFGSAISKLQNFVMLISNFRDAANTKDAYDTVEYVAKQSGLLKHLHDDKTPEGISRYENIMELLNGVKEFCEDDTNEADKTLDAFLQDVALLTDADKQDEDETEKVKLMTIHASKGLEFPAVFVVGLEENLFPSFMTLQSRADLEEERRLFYVAVTRAEKKLHLSYATSRYRHGTLLYCEPSRFLTEIEPRYLNVNAMFKGQPLPDKSSVFGKHEPLSNQTNKFSINPAYRNQFATPKQQITDSDFKPDDLSALTTGTRVMHQRFGKGIVESVSSEGVNSKAVVNFEESGSKTLVLKFAKMKILG
- a CDS encoding S8 family serine peptidase; translated protein: MDLNKNAKILTLLVLSFITTNILNAQDSTVKKLQFIISLKDKTGTPFTIDHPESFLSPRAIERRQRLQIPINEEDLPLNPSYRDQISQIPGVHILYTSRWFNNLTIELDTTITSTQVIRNLPFVKSIDYIGGTPIREQKDTTRTSEDYLTSNKEFDYLRLSYHSDRLLSIPEYYGKGWEQIQMLSGHVVHKEGYTGAGILIAMLDVGYQNYDRLPIFDSLMVNNRIIAYNDFVDFNGSVWEDGSHGTNALSCIAANVPGVFVGTAPEAYFVLVRTENEGFESRIEESNWLAGAEYADSIGADLISSSLGYTTFSENEFSHTYSDMNGKTTVITLAADKAYEKGIIVMNSAGNEGYSPWHYIGAPADGEHVVAAGGVDEYMYPSTFSSYGPTSDNRIKPNISALATDVIVAESNGDIGPSNGTSFSNPILSGMMACMLQACPDKTLDQILDAVYRSGSHYATPNSRYGYGVPHFEMALAILGKLKNFDPNYNHIFENEIQKGFALATLRLYSAYVQKVTITLKKQTGHNKFSKIVKTKVKLKAGDFYSTPWLIDYLQKKPLKKGYYIIEIKSDYMNYQRLLSVGG